Proteins found in one Campylobacter concisus genomic segment:
- a CDS encoding copper resistance protein NlpE has protein sequence MKNFIFALSAALLLAGCASSSQNTNVPQGKCEVKGSCEAPISSIEGTYKAFLPCASCMGVDSRLTLKKDGTFESVMDYKSKDNYKAVSKGKYSIENGVITTIDEYKEKSFYKIEGENLKMLDMDQKEVTGELKDKYIFKRVK, from the coding sequence ATGAAAAATTTTATATTTGCACTAAGTGCGGCTCTACTTTTGGCAGGTTGTGCCTCATCTAGCCAAAACACAAATGTCCCACAAGGCAAATGTGAAGTAAAAGGTAGCTGCGAAGCTCCAATTAGCAGCATCGAGGGCACTTATAAAGCATTTTTACCTTGCGCTAGTTGCATGGGTGTTGATTCACGCTTAACATTAAAAAAAGATGGTACGTTTGAAAGCGTGATGGACTACAAGTCAAAAGACAATTACAAAGCCGTTAGTAAAGGTAAATACTCAATCGAAAATGGTGTGATAACAACGATTGATGAGTATAAAGAAAAGAGCTTTTATAAAATAGAAGGCGAGAACCTAAAAATGCTAGATATGGATCAAAAAGAGGTCACTGGCGAGCTAAAAGATAAATACATCTTTAAACGCGTAAAATAA
- a CDS encoding SPFH domain-containing protein: MQIEAFGVLVVVLVIFAFLFLRAGIKIVSQADNLLIERLGKFHKVLDGGFHIIIPFVDQIRAIITVKEQLVDITKQQVITKDNVNISVDGIVFLKVFDAKMAVYNVDNYKRAIANLAMTTLRGEIGAMNLDDTLSSRDRLNAALQVALGDAAGNWGVKIMRVEISEISVPLGIEEAMNMQMKAEREKRAIELKALAEKEALIRNAEALKQEKVLQAEAIERMADAKKYEQIAIATAQKEAMDMINDSMSKNANAAEFLLARDRVGAFSELAKNSSKDKILVPYEATELIGSLSVLKNFLAKDKA, translated from the coding sequence ATGCAAATCGAAGCATTTGGCGTTTTAGTCGTGGTTCTGGTTATCTTTGCGTTCTTGTTTTTAAGGGCTGGCATCAAGATCGTCTCACAAGCTGATAATCTGCTCATCGAGCGACTTGGTAAATTTCACAAAGTGCTTGACGGCGGATTTCACATAATCATCCCATTTGTCGATCAAATAAGAGCGATAATCACCGTAAAAGAGCAGCTTGTAGATATCACAAAACAGCAAGTCATCACAAAAGATAATGTTAATATAAGCGTCGATGGTATCGTCTTTTTAAAGGTATTTGATGCAAAAATGGCGGTTTATAACGTAGATAACTACAAGCGTGCCATTGCAAATTTAGCCATGACTACGCTTCGTGGCGAGATAGGCGCGATGAATCTTGACGATACGCTAAGCTCACGTGACCGCTTAAATGCTGCGCTTCAAGTGGCTCTTGGCGACGCTGCTGGCAACTGGGGTGTAAAAATCATGCGTGTAGAAATTTCTGAAATTTCTGTCCCACTTGGTATCGAAGAGGCGATGAATATGCAGATGAAAGCTGAGCGTGAAAAACGTGCGATTGAGCTAAAAGCCTTGGCTGAAAAAGAGGCACTAATACGCAACGCAGAGGCGCTAAAACAAGAAAAAGTGCTTCAAGCAGAGGCGATCGAGCGTATGGCTGATGCGAAAAAATACGAACAAATCGCTATTGCAACGGCTCAAAAAGAGGCTATGGATATGATAAATGATAGTATGAGCAAAAACGCAAATGCGGCTGAATTTTTGCTCGCTCGCGATAGAGTCGGGGCATTTAGCGAGCTAGCTAAAAATAGCTCAAAAGATAAAATTTTAGTCCCTTATGAAGCGACTGAGCTTATTGGTTCACTTAGCGTTTTGAAAAATTTCCTAGCTAAGGATAAGGCGTGA
- a CDS encoding NfeD family protein yields the protein MISPFIMIAIGVVLCITEFIFFSFYLLFFGIAFIVVGAINFGFSFAWSYQILITAAIAIVLLVLLKAPLKSKFMSRKESFNEEFLDEAGVGEIRENMVYFKGTLWKYDGNLANGEKVTVLGTKGDKVILK from the coding sequence GTGATCAGTCCTTTTATAATGATAGCAATCGGTGTGGTTTTGTGCATCACCGAGTTTATCTTTTTCTCGTTTTATTTGCTATTTTTTGGCATAGCTTTTATAGTAGTTGGAGCTATAAATTTTGGTTTTAGTTTTGCTTGGAGCTATCAAATTTTAATTACGGCAGCGATTGCGATCGTGCTCCTTGTGCTTTTAAAAGCGCCGTTAAAGAGTAAATTTATGTCCAGAAAAGAGAGCTTTAACGAGGAATTTTTAGACGAAGCCGGAGTTGGCGAGATCAGAGAAAATATGGTCTATTTCAAAGGCACACTTTGGAAATATGACGGAAATTTAGCTAACGGAGAGAAAGTGACGGTTCTTGGCACCAAAGGTGACAAGGTTATATTAAAATAA
- a CDS encoding dehypoxanthine futalosine cyclase: MKRLSVNEAIDLIENAPLHELGKMALARKKELHPEGITTFIVDRNINYTNVCWVDCKFCAFYRHAKEEDAYVLSFEEIGKKIEELIAIGGTQILFQGGVHPKLKIEWYEELVSYISKHYPSITIHGFSAVEIDYIARVSKISTKEVLRRLNEKGLYSMPGAGAEILSDRVRDIIAPKKCDTADWLRIHKEAHELGIKTTATMMFGTVESTREIVEHWEHIRNLQDETAGFRAFILWSFQGLNTKLMQEFPEIKKQSSNVYLRLLAVSRLFLDNFKNIQSSWVTQGSYVGQLALLFGANDLGSTMMEENVVKAAGASFRMNQDQMIELIKDVGEIPAKRNTNYDILEKF, translated from the coding sequence TTGAAAAGACTTAGTGTAAATGAAGCCATCGATCTTATAGAAAACGCACCGCTTCACGAGCTTGGCAAGATGGCGCTAGCTAGAAAAAAAGAGCTTCATCCAGAGGGCATTACGACCTTTATCGTAGATCGCAATATCAACTATACAAACGTCTGCTGGGTGGATTGTAAATTTTGCGCATTTTACCGTCACGCAAAAGAAGAAGACGCTTATGTGCTAAGTTTTGAGGAGATCGGCAAGAAGATCGAGGAGCTTATCGCCATTGGTGGCACGCAAATTTTATTTCAAGGTGGTGTTCATCCAAAGCTAAAGATCGAGTGGTACGAGGAGCTAGTGAGCTACATCAGCAAGCACTATCCAAGCATCACGATACATGGTTTTTCAGCTGTTGAGATCGACTACATCGCAAGAGTTTCAAAAATTTCTACCAAAGAGGTCTTAAGGCGCCTAAACGAAAAGGGCTTATACTCGATGCCAGGGGCTGGAGCAGAAATTTTAAGCGACAGGGTGCGTGACATCATCGCCCCAAAAAAGTGCGACACCGCAGACTGGCTTCGCATACACAAAGAGGCGCACGAGCTTGGCATAAAGACAACTGCTACGATGATGTTTGGCACGGTTGAGAGCACTCGCGAGATCGTCGAGCACTGGGAGCACATCAGAAATTTACAAGATGAAACAGCTGGGTTTAGGGCATTTATACTTTGGAGTTTTCAAGGGCTAAACACAAAGCTCATGCAAGAATTCCCTGAGATCAAAAAGCAAAGCTCAAACGTCTATCTAAGACTTCTTGCGGTCTCAAGGCTCTTTTTGGATAACTTTAAAAATATCCAAAGCAGCTGGGTCACGCAGGGCAGCTACGTTGGTCAGCTAGCGCTTCTTTTTGGCGCAAACGACCTTGGCTCGACCATGATGGAAGAAAACGTCGTAAAGGCCGCAGGGGCTAGCTTTAGGATGAATCAAGACCAGATGATCGAGCTTATAAAAGATGTCGGAGAAATTCCAGCCAAGCGTAACACAAACTATGATATTTTGGAGAAATTTTAG
- a CDS encoding M16 family metallopeptidase: MKILDINVKNVKIPVVFESSKAMPVVSLKLVFKAAGSSQNGKLAGLARLSANLLNEGDMKLGSAKFAKELEVRAISLNASCGFETFCIDINCLKEHFAFACGKLKELISAPNLTDEILNRCKTVTLGEIAANENDFDYVARQGLFELLYPKSVLSEPSIGTKKSVKAITLEDVSKFLNEHLDLSNLLCVLGGDIDEKQTKELASVLEILKPGKVRKLERFNPSDKCEISEIIRQSEQAYIYFGAPFKVRPEEKYKATVATFILGEGGFGSRLMEEIRVKRGLAYSAYARNLLNLSYSQLYGYMQTKNEKKDEAIAVIKEETLKFSKKGVSKAELEQAKKFLLGSLPLRLETLFKRLDIAQSEFYEHGELGAFLKDLDKISALSLSELNSFIKAHAEINQLSFCVLKNEI, encoded by the coding sequence ATGAAAATTTTAGATATCAATGTAAAAAATGTAAAAATTCCAGTCGTTTTTGAAAGCTCAAAAGCGATGCCGGTAGTGAGCCTAAAACTAGTTTTTAAAGCAGCTGGCAGCTCGCAAAATGGCAAGCTAGCAGGTCTTGCAAGGCTAAGTGCAAATTTGCTAAACGAGGGCGATATGAAGCTAGGCTCGGCCAAATTTGCTAAAGAGCTTGAAGTAAGGGCGATTAGCCTAAATGCAAGCTGCGGCTTTGAGACATTTTGCATAGATATAAACTGCCTAAAAGAGCACTTTGCCTTTGCGTGCGGCAAGCTAAAAGAGCTTATAAGCGCTCCAAATTTAACTGATGAAATTCTAAATAGGTGCAAAACCGTCACACTTGGCGAGATCGCAGCAAATGAAAACGACTTTGACTACGTGGCAAGGCAGGGACTTTTTGAGCTTTTATACCCAAAAAGCGTGCTTTCAGAGCCTAGTATCGGCACTAAAAAGAGCGTTAAAGCGATCACGCTTGAAGATGTAAGCAAATTTTTAAATGAGCATTTAGACCTTTCAAATTTGCTTTGCGTGCTAGGTGGCGACATCGACGAGAAGCAGACAAAAGAGCTTGCTAGCGTTTTAGAGATCCTAAAGCCTGGCAAGGTGCGAAAGCTAGAGCGCTTTAACCCAAGCGATAAGTGCGAAATCAGCGAGATCATCAGACAAAGCGAGCAGGCCTACATCTACTTTGGCGCGCCATTTAAAGTAAGACCTGAGGAGAAATACAAGGCTACAGTGGCGACATTTATCTTGGGCGAGGGTGGCTTTGGCTCGAGGCTCATGGAGGAGATACGCGTGAAAAGAGGGCTTGCTTATAGCGCCTACGCTAGAAATTTGCTAAATCTCTCTTACAGCCAGCTATACGGCTACATGCAGACAAAAAATGAGAAAAAAGATGAAGCCATCGCCGTTATAAAAGAGGAAACTTTAAAATTTAGTAAAAAAGGTGTTAGCAAGGCCGAGCTTGAGCAGGCTAAGAAATTTTTACTTGGCTCGTTGCCGCTTAGACTTGAGACGTTATTTAAACGCCTTGATATCGCACAAAGCGAGTTTTACGAGCATGGCGAGCTTGGGGCATTTTTGAAGGATCTGGATAAAATTTCAGCCCTTTCGCTAAGCGAGCTAAATAGCTTCATAAAAGCCCACGCAGAGATCAATCAGCTAAGTTTTTGCGTCTTAAAAAATGAAATTTGA
- the recG gene encoding ATP-dependent DNA helicase RecG, which yields MKFEASDRAKLLKIGVLSLLDLALVLPKGFEDTTIAKSPREGQVCINVKITSLASRPGMLTALAFCEQWQSSVKIVIFNAKSWHYGAFKMGKEMAIYGLCSYAFGSWQIVNPKITTKIGQIVPKFKTELKDEELKKLILKYLNLQNLLDEGLNEKEAKFLADLQRLDEQSVQILYRLKNDGEGVEILKFVEIFNYIKKLSAKKTYFKSPKIKLFDISSWLKSLPFTPTNDQIKAINDIRDDLSTVQAKRRVIMGDVGSGKTLVILAASLSVYPQSAILMAPTSILSEQIYNEAKRLLPAFMNVMLVRSGEKKIDFSGVNLIVGTHALLFHELPNSPLVMVDEQHRFGSNQRKKIEELASNEDERANFVQFSATPIPRTLSLIQSEIVNFSFLKQMPFKKNITSQILGASEFGFLLTHIKKQLAGGFQVAIIYPLVESSESSNYQSLSEAQVFWLKNFKNVFVTHGKDKEKEEILRRFREDGEILLSTTVVEVGISLPRLNTIVIVGAERLGLATLHQLRGRVGRNGGDGYCFLFTKLKEAPARLKEFCAINDGFKVAELDLKNRQSGDILNGFFQHGATFNFYDYEDDITQAAKARVAALAKNNA from the coding sequence ATGAAATTTGAAGCAAGCGACAGAGCAAAACTTCTAAAAATAGGCGTGCTTAGCCTACTTGACCTTGCTCTTGTGCTACCAAAGGGCTTTGAGGATACGACGATCGCTAAGAGCCCAAGAGAGGGGCAGGTCTGCATAAATGTAAAGATCACTTCGCTCGCCTCGCGCCCTGGAATGCTAACGGCACTTGCCTTTTGCGAGCAGTGGCAAAGTAGCGTAAAGATCGTCATTTTTAATGCAAAGTCCTGGCACTACGGCGCTTTTAAGATGGGCAAAGAGATGGCGATATATGGGCTTTGCTCCTATGCCTTTGGCTCGTGGCAGATCGTAAATCCAAAAATCACCACAAAAATAGGCCAGATCGTGCCTAAATTTAAGACTGAGCTAAAAGATGAGGAGCTAAAAAAACTCATCTTAAAATATCTAAATTTACAAAATTTACTAGATGAGGGTTTAAATGAAAAAGAGGCTAAATTTCTAGCCGATCTGCAAAGGTTAGATGAGCAAAGCGTGCAAATTTTATACCGCCTAAAAAATGATGGCGAGGGCGTGGAAATCTTAAAATTTGTAGAAATTTTTAACTACATAAAAAAGCTAAGTGCTAAAAAAACCTACTTTAAAAGCCCAAAAATCAAGCTTTTTGATATAAGCTCTTGGCTTAAGAGCCTGCCATTTACGCCGACAAATGACCAGATAAAAGCGATAAACGACATCAGAGACGACCTTAGCACCGTGCAGGCAAAAAGGCGCGTCATAATGGGCGACGTGGGAAGCGGCAAGACTCTTGTGATCCTAGCAGCTTCTCTTAGCGTCTATCCGCAAAGTGCCATTTTGATGGCACCAACAAGCATCTTAAGTGAGCAAATTTATAATGAAGCAAAGAGGTTGCTACCTGCTTTTATGAACGTGATGCTAGTGCGAAGTGGGGAGAAAAAGATAGACTTTAGCGGGGTAAATTTGATCGTTGGCACACATGCGCTACTCTTTCACGAGCTGCCAAACTCGCCGCTTGTCATGGTCGATGAGCAGCACCGCTTTGGCTCAAATCAGCGCAAAAAGATAGAGGAGCTTGCCTCAAACGAAGACGAGCGAGCAAATTTCGTGCAGTTTTCAGCTACGCCAATACCTAGGACGCTAAGCCTCATTCAGTCTGAGATCGTAAATTTTAGCTTTTTAAAGCAGATGCCGTTTAAGAAAAATATAACGAGCCAAATTTTAGGCGCTAGCGAGTTTGGCTTTTTGCTAACTCACATCAAAAAGCAGCTTGCGGGCGGCTTTCAAGTAGCCATCATCTATCCGCTAGTTGAGAGCAGCGAGAGCTCAAACTACCAAAGTCTAAGCGAGGCACAGGTCTTTTGGCTAAAGAATTTCAAAAATGTCTTCGTCACGCACGGCAAAGACAAAGAGAAAGAGGAAATTTTAAGGCGATTTAGAGAAGATGGTGAAATTTTGCTCTCAACAACCGTTGTTGAGGTTGGTATTTCGCTACCAAGGCTAAATACGATAGTGATCGTAGGCGCTGAGCGGCTAGGGCTTGCCACACTTCATCAGCTGCGAGGCAGAGTGGGGCGAAACGGCGGCGATGGATACTGCTTTTTGTTTACCAAGTTAAAAGAGGCGCCAGCTAGGCTAAAGGAATTTTGCGCGATAAATGACGGCTTTAAAGTGGCGGAGCTTGATCTAAAAAACCGCCAAAGTGGCGATATACTAAATGGCTTTTTCCAGCACGGAGCGACATTTAACTTCTACGACTACGAGGATGATATCACACAGGCTGCAAAGGCGAGAGTAGCTGCACTTGCTAAAAATAATGCCTAG
- a CDS encoding excalibur calcium-binding domain-containing protein — MKKIVLILFFALIANAADKFDCSKRYCKEMKSCEEAYHYLRKCGRSGFDRDRDGISCENVCKERRVEK; from the coding sequence ATGAAAAAAATAGTTTTGATTTTATTTTTTGCATTGATAGCAAACGCGGCGGATAAATTTGATTGTTCTAAACGCTACTGCAAAGAGATGAAAAGTTGCGAAGAAGCATATCACTATCTAAGAAAATGCGGACGCAGTGGGTTTGATCGTGATCGTGACGGCATATCATGCGAGAATGTATGCAAAGAGCGAAGAGTAGAAAAATAA
- a CDS encoding ABC transporter ATP-binding protein — protein sequence MLEVRNLNFSYPNGAGKLENVNLKIGAGEILTILGRNGAGKSTTLGLISGSLKPVSGEIFLDGKNVDSLSNKERAKIMAYVAQSEVTEYEYTGLEFITMGRAAHLGIFARPSKEDEEIAKIYTKKLEIEHLEEKFITQMSGGQKQMCMIARAMAAQPKMIIFDEPTSALDYGNQYKFLRTLKWLKELGYSVVLTTHNPDFAVLLGGYVALVKGDGEVGFGTVDEIIRSENLSKLYGLSLNVSYIDEVKRECCLTYPL from the coding sequence ATGCTTGAAGTCAGAAATTTAAACTTTAGCTACCCAAATGGGGCTGGCAAACTAGAAAATGTAAATTTAAAGATAGGCGCAGGTGAGATTTTAACTATTCTTGGTCGAAATGGAGCTGGCAAATCAACCACTCTTGGGCTAATAAGTGGCTCGCTAAAGCCAGTTTCGGGAGAAATTTTCCTTGATGGTAAAAACGTAGATAGTCTAAGCAACAAAGAGCGTGCCAAGATCATGGCATATGTGGCTCAAAGCGAGGTAACCGAGTATGAATACACCGGACTTGAGTTCATCACGATGGGACGTGCGGCGCACCTTGGTATCTTTGCAAGACCTAGCAAAGAGGATGAAGAAATCGCTAAAATTTACACCAAAAAGCTTGAGATCGAGCACCTTGAAGAGAAATTTATCACTCAAATGAGTGGTGGTCAAAAGCAGATGTGTATGATCGCTCGTGCAATGGCTGCGCAGCCAAAGATGATTATATTTGACGAGCCAACGAGCGCGCTTGATTACGGCAACCAGTATAAATTTCTACGCACGCTCAAGTGGCTAAAAGAGCTTGGCTACTCGGTCGTGCTAACTACTCACAACCCTGACTTTGCCGTGCTTCTTGGCGGATATGTCGCACTTGTAAAAGGTGATGGCGAGGTTGGATTTGGCACGGTTGATGAGATCATCAGAAGCGAAAATTTAAGCAAGCTTTACGGACTAAGCTTAAACGTAAGCTACATCGACGAAGTAAAAAGAGAGTGCTGCTTAACATATCCTCTTTAA
- a CDS encoding FecCD family ABC transporter permease, with protein sequence MKNANFSLVTIFLALLTLLCAFVALCVGRFYIPFSDVFSVLAHGFGFGDGAASNITNVIENLRIPRIIAAILVGAALSVSGAAYQGVFKNQLVSPDLLGVSAGACVGAATAIIFDLSLFWVQAFAFGFGLAAVAITLAIPKMMGRSSTLMLVLSGIIVSGLMGSVIGFLKYVADPETKLPDIVYWQLGSLAKLDSENLKYIAPVMIICAILLIAMSWRINLLSLGDESADRLGVNVAFERSIIIICATLLTACSVCISGIVAWVGLLMPHLARMLVGANNIRSMPASIFMGAMFLLFVDTLARSISVSEVPLGVLTGFIGTVFFVWVLWRNKKVA encoded by the coding sequence ATGAAAAACGCAAATTTTTCATTAGTTACCATTTTTTTAGCTCTGCTAACGCTTCTTTGCGCCTTTGTCGCGCTTTGCGTTGGCAGATTTTACATACCATTTAGCGATGTCTTTAGCGTGCTTGCTCACGGCTTTGGCTTTGGCGATGGCGCAGCTAGTAACATCACAAATGTGATAGAAAATTTGCGCATACCTCGCATCATCGCAGCTATCTTAGTCGGCGCCGCTCTTAGCGTGAGCGGTGCTGCCTATCAAGGCGTCTTTAAAAACCAGCTAGTAAGCCCAGATCTACTTGGTGTTTCTGCAGGTGCCTGTGTGGGCGCTGCAACTGCGATCATCTTTGACCTATCGCTATTTTGGGTGCAGGCTTTTGCATTTGGCTTTGGCCTAGCAGCCGTTGCTATCACGCTAGCCATACCTAAGATGATGGGACGCTCAAGCACACTTATGCTAGTTCTTTCTGGCATCATCGTAAGTGGCCTAATGGGCTCAGTGATCGGCTTTTTAAAGTATGTCGCCGACCCTGAGACGAAGCTGCCTGACATTGTTTATTGGCAGCTTGGTAGCCTAGCAAAGCTTGATAGCGAAAATTTAAAATACATCGCCCCAGTAATGATCATCTGCGCTATTTTGCTAATCGCTATGAGCTGGCGTATAAATTTGCTCTCTCTTGGCGACGAGAGTGCGGATAGACTTGGCGTAAATGTGGCTTTTGAACGCTCTATCATCATCATCTGTGCCACGCTTCTTACAGCATGTAGCGTCTGCATAAGTGGTATAGTGGCCTGGGTGGGACTTCTCATGCCTCACTTAGCTCGCATGCTAGTTGGTGCAAATAACATAAGAAGCATGCCTGCAAGCATATTTATGGGTGCTATGTTTTTGCTTTTTGTTGATACCTTAGCACGCAGCATAAGCGTGAGCGAAGTGCCTCTTGGCGTGCTTACTGGCTTTATCGGTACGGTATTTTTCGTCTGGGTCTTGTGGCGAAATAAAAAGGTTGCGTGA
- a CDS encoding ABC transporter substrate-binding protein, with protein sequence MQRNFLQKMAKFSLVASLFMALNLNAAESARSITDMQGVKVGVPEKVEKIAALWHANNEIILALGGMDKVVATTDQIKKNKWFALVYPRLKNLPAALDGKDLQIEELVKLAPDVVVVSSKNYQDELSKNGFSAVNLIFRDYPDMEKSIYATAEVIGTDKARAMADKLTKNIQDNTKFVTDRTKNIPNAKRPKVLHLLGGANLLKVDGTKTIINTWINLAGGKNAVSKEGSMIELTAEELINANPDIIIVGGADTDAQIKSIKENPAYSGSNAVKNGKVYGNPKGVFGWDRYGAESALQILWAAKTIQPDLFKDVDVKAKTKEFYKEFLNHDLSDTEYDYILKGLNPDGSKK encoded by the coding sequence ATGCAAAGAAATTTTTTGCAAAAAATGGCTAAATTTAGCCTTGTCGCTTCACTTTTTATGGCTCTTAACCTAAACGCTGCTGAGTCTGCTAGAAGCATAACCGATATGCAAGGCGTCAAAGTAGGCGTGCCTGAGAAGGTTGAGAAGATCGCTGCTCTTTGGCACGCAAACAACGAGATAATCCTAGCGCTTGGCGGTATGGATAAAGTTGTAGCCACAACCGATCAGATCAAGAAAAACAAGTGGTTCGCCCTCGTCTATCCAAGGCTTAAAAATTTACCAGCCGCACTTGATGGCAAAGATCTTCAGATCGAAGAGCTTGTTAAGCTTGCTCCTGATGTTGTCGTAGTCTCAAGCAAAAACTATCAAGACGAGCTTAGCAAAAACGGCTTTAGCGCTGTAAATTTGATCTTTAGAGATTACCCAGATATGGAGAAAAGTATCTACGCAACAGCTGAAGTGATCGGCACTGACAAGGCTAGAGCTATGGCTGATAAACTTACAAAAAATATCCAAGATAACACCAAATTTGTAACTGATAGAACAAAAAACATCCCTAATGCTAAACGTCCAAAAGTGCTTCACTTGCTTGGCGGAGCAAATTTATTAAAGGTTGATGGCACAAAAACTATCATAAACACTTGGATAAATTTAGCAGGTGGTAAAAACGCAGTCTCAAAAGAAGGCTCTATGATCGAGCTAACAGCTGAAGAGCTCATCAACGCAAACCCTGATATCATCATCGTTGGTGGTGCTGATACAGACGCACAGATCAAAAGTATAAAAGAAAACCCTGCATATTCAGGCTCAAATGCTGTTAAAAACGGCAAAGTTTATGGCAACCCAAAAGGCGTTTTTGGCTGGGATAGATACGGTGCAGAGAGTGCTCTTCAAATTTTATGGGCAGCAAAGACTATCCAACCAGATCTATTTAAAGATGTAGATGTAAAAGCTAAGACAAAAGAGTTTTACAAAGAGTTCTTAAACCACGATCTTAGTGATACAGAGTATGACTATATCTTAAAAGGTCTAAACCCAGACGGTAGCAAAAAATAA